One window of the bacterium genome contains the following:
- a CDS encoding glutamine synthetase beta-grasp domain-containing protein, translating to MNTSTDSQFVTGTRTNGEHAVTIDPPALPASKLARLTGKPNGTWTVDDLVTLVREEGIRLISLMHVGGDGWLKTLDFAPRDESHLRDILTGGERCDGSSIFGMMGINAGASDIILRPRVESAFLDPFADEPVLVLLCGHCGRDGKPLVESPDTIVRLAVERLKRETGIELQALGEVEYFLGKRPSDEDVYGSDDRGYHASSPFVFGEDLRRAALAILAEMGVPIKYGHSEVGYIPAGEKENRIWEQHEIEMHLQPLPQAADAVVLTQWVLRNLAHAQGMRVSFEPVVRQGHAGNGLHFHCSPTVNGQNLSLGKTNEQMPAAAKWLIGGLVRYGGVLMAFGNREGSSFLRLSQAKEAPSAVTWGRYNRKALVRIPIVATDEHGRQVSPETIEFRLSDGSAHPHLLLAGIAQVMTAGKSIPDIDKWLYDTEAGQTQGADHGATIPKGFDDVAVALRSARAVFEAGQVFPAHVLDRTIEGLERQKALIL from the coding sequence ATGAACACTTCAACAGATTCGCAATTCGTAACCGGCACCAGAACCAACGGTGAGCATGCCGTGACAATCGACCCGCCCGCGCTGCCCGCCAGCAAATTAGCCCGCCTGACCGGCAAGCCCAACGGAACATGGACCGTGGACGATCTCGTCACGCTGGTGCGGGAAGAAGGCATCCGCCTGATCAGTCTGATGCACGTCGGCGGCGACGGCTGGCTGAAAACCCTTGACTTTGCGCCGCGCGACGAATCACACTTGCGCGATATCCTGACCGGCGGTGAGCGCTGCGACGGCTCCAGCATTTTCGGCATGATGGGCATCAACGCCGGCGCGTCCGACATTATTCTGCGCCCGCGCGTCGAAAGCGCGTTTCTTGATCCGTTTGCCGACGAACCCGTGCTGGTGCTGCTGTGCGGGCATTGTGGCCGCGACGGCAAACCGCTGGTGGAATCTCCCGATACCATCGTGCGCCTCGCCGTGGAACGTCTCAAGCGCGAAACGGGCATTGAACTGCAGGCGCTGGGCGAAGTCGAGTATTTCCTCGGCAAACGCCCGAGCGATGAAGACGTCTACGGCTCCGATGACCGCGGCTATCATGCCAGTTCGCCCTTTGTGTTCGGCGAGGATTTGCGCCGCGCCGCTCTTGCTATATTGGCTGAGATGGGAGTTCCCATCAAGTACGGCCACAGCGAAGTGGGCTACATTCCGGCGGGCGAAAAAGAGAACCGCATTTGGGAGCAGCACGAGATCGAAATGCACCTGCAGCCATTGCCGCAGGCGGCGGATGCCGTGGTGCTGACGCAATGGGTGCTGCGCAACCTCGCGCACGCTCAGGGTATGCGTGTGAGTTTCGAGCCGGTGGTCCGGCAGGGACATGCGGGCAACGGTCTGCACTTCCACTGCTCGCCCACCGTGAACGGCCAGAACCTCTCGTTAGGCAAGACCAACGAGCAGATGCCTGCCGCAGCCAAGTGGCTGATCGGCGGCCTGGTGCGCTACGGCGGCGTGCTGATGGCTTTCGGCAACCGCGAAGGCAGTTCCTTCCTGCGGCTGTCGCAGGCGAAGGAAGCCCCGAGTGCGGTGACCTGGGGCCGCTACAACCGCAAAGCTCTGGTCCGCATTCCCATCGTGGCGACCGACGAGCATGGCCGGCAGGTCAGTCCGGAAACGATTGAGTTCCGTCTGTCCGACGGCTCGGCTCATCCCCATCTGCTGCTGGCCGGCATCGCGCAGGTGATGACTGCGGGCAAGAGCATTCCCGACATCGACAAATGGCTGTATGATACCGAAGCCGGGCAGACGCAAGGTGCCGATCACGGCGCCACCATTCCCAAGGGTTTCGACGACGTGGCCGTGGCGCTGCGCAGCGCCCGCGCGGTGTTCGAAGCCGGACAGGTCTTCCCTGCCCATGTTCTGGACCGCACGATTGAAGGCCTGGAGCGGCAGAAGGCGCTCATTCTCTAA